The window aaaaatacacttaACTACCGGCCGGGTTAATTTTTTAccagcattaaaaaaaatattcatgtgaTATCAacgatttaaaataaagaaaaaaaatctaaaatttttataattgaaagaGATTacacaaaaaatcatgaatcagGTATCTTATATTTACTTTCacacaattaaattaatttaatttaattaaaaaataaaatttatttttaaaaagttagatTCAACAAAGGTTGGAGAAAAAAATCGAGCTAACCCTTATTACTttcaaaaccacaaaaaaaatccatggaaagcgaataaacaaaaataacagaaTGTTGGTGGAAGAGCCAACCGGAGTAAACTTTGCAAATCCAAGTTAATCTCTCAAACCCGTAATCTGTAAAATTGTAGACCTTGGCTAAATAAAAAAGCTCAACACcggtcaaattaaattatggAAGATGAATCAATACATTATATTTAATTAcgaaaacaaaatttcttttaaagaattaaatataacaaaaacctaaaaaaacccgACGcacctttattattttaaaaaaaatctcatagaaagtgaataaaaagaatgttggaggatgaaatcgcaaaaaaaaaatgcttaaaaaagaagaagaaaaccaagCAAGGCCGAGAAAAACTTGTAAAGTTGGGTTAAATTGTCAAACCTATAATCTATTAAATTCTTGACTTGGACTCAACTCAGAAGCTcaacacttgaaaaaataaatgttggaggatgaaatcaaataattttaaatcaaaattcctttagaaaaactaaatttaacaaagacctgaaaaacaaaaaccaaagcaaCCTAAGCTATTTTCAAGATGACTaaaaaatctcatagaaagtgaaaaaaaataacaaaatgccGAAAAAAGAGcttaataatcttttaaacccgCAACCCGTTAAATTTAAGACTTgaactcaactaaaaatactaaacaCCAGGCTAATTAaatattggaggatgaaataatcaatcttaaaaaaatcttgcaaggaaaaaaatataacaataaaaaaagattagatttcataagaaaaaactcaagagtgatgaaattattaaaaaaaaccattgcaaaaatcatttaaaataaaataaattgtaataaaaaaatatgaatcaaatcTGGCTTGTGAGAATATTTATtggagatgaaattaaaaaatcataacttcataaattattctaaataaacaaaattgtaACAAAGAGAATATAGACGAAATCTTTAGGACAACCTTAGgggttgatttaaatttttttcaaggcTAGGATGAAAATTGAgtaaaagggaaaaagaaaaaaaaaacaaaaggctacACACGTGTATACCGGCGAGTGTTACTTGTACATGGAGGGGACATCGAGGTGCTTTGGTTGTTGCCTTGGAAGCGTGGTTTTGACCAATATATGGTGTTGCACACGCCATGGTGTTGCACACGCCATTTGAACTCGTTGGATATTGTTAATGCGCTTctaaaccttttgtttttttttttgcttatttacgAAACTACCTTATTGTCTCTAATAATACCTAATaactatcaaataatcaaaTGTAAAGACAAAATAACCCCTCCATCAAAGGCAAAGTTGTTTACATTCTAAGGGCaatgatataatttaatttttaaaaaattaagtcaatgaCGAAAAATCCTCTTGACCAAAggcttaatgtttttttgttgtcaagGGTAATAAGGTAATTACATTgtataatacaaaaaaacaatttaacccTATTCTTTTTTGTAATGACTAATAgatcttatgaaaaaaaaaactccctgCTCTTAAAACAAAGTCGATTGATTTTTCCAATCAATAGCCATATCGTAGTTTCACTATGCAATTTGCATAGTAAAACACTATattcttttaacttttgttaTAATAGACCAAAGTAGAAGAATTAGGTTAGACGTGACCTAACTTGCTTGATATGAACTAAGTGAGTGTTCGAGAGTGtagtagaaattatttttcaaagtatttttatttaaaaatacatcaaaataatatgtgtGTTTAGAATTGTGGTGCGATATgctttcaaatataatttttgtttgaaaatatatcaagataatttttttacatatatttttttttaatatcaacatattaaaatcatcaaacaacactaaaaaaatattaatttgatattttttcaagataaatattctttttaaaaaaattcagaaacaaAAGTTCAAACAACTTCTAATATAACTCGGGCCAGCTCCTATGGTTGCAACCAGCATAGATTGACGCAATTAGGAAAACTCCATCTCTCTCCCGATTAATTTGTTCTGTGTTGGATAGAAAGTGCAGGGCCCATCGATCTCTAATTAAGATGGTGATTTTTACCTTTGAAAATCATGTACAAACTCTTGTCCATGTCGTTTCATTTTCGTGTTCTGTCCAAGAAGGTAGCATTTCGTTTTACAAAAGGATTCTTTGTTTTCTAGCTTCCTTCCAcgcacctcctcctcctcctcctcctctgatAATTACGTTAGCCTTATATATATACCATCTTTGCATCTTTTCTTGTCCCCGGCCCCTTGATTCATAAATGATGAGAGGGAATAATTAAGGGCTTCATTTTCTATGTAAACTTGTGCTACTAATAACCAGAGGAAATAGACATAAACATTGTAGAGCAAATTAGTTTGATGATGATATTCTTTCTTATCATTAAAGTTTAAAACTCTAAAACTCcgatttttatgaattttttatctcataatctatttttaatcaCAAGATTAGCgaaattaagacaaaaaaatatttgtttccaAGAGCTTGAGTTGGAGGTAAAGAAAGAAATCATTCAATTTGTGAGTCTTCGATGTGTTTAATTAGTaacgtttttaaaaatatttttcaaattatttttcatttaaaaaaatatcaaattaatgtttttttaggtgttaTATGAtgtaataatgttaaaaattaaaataaattcaaaaaatatattttaatatatttttaattaagatatatatattttgaaaacatcATAGCATTGTATTACTAAACAGACACCAAGTCTCttggttaatattttatttataaaagtattctaaaatttatttttaatatattctctcACTCACGAGGAGGAAAAAAGGGTAATAATTGTTGCATGGCATAACCCAATTTATCAAAACTTGATTGCGGGGAGGTAGGCTCATTTTGTGGAAGATGGTCTCCACCTCACGTTATGAAAAATCAAGTCTTATTCCTCTTCCGATCGAGAGATGCTGGGATTTCTCGATTCAGAGCCAGGACCaccctctctctatatatacatacacacacgtataaaaataaatgatgtatTTACAAGAACTGGGGTCACTTTCTCCTTGATTTAGAAGAgataatttgattaatatatatatatatatatatatatatatatatatatatatatatatattaagtgtTCGTTATCAAGATCCTGTCAAGGAAACATAAGACTTGGAGATTTATATATATGCCCTTTTATTGTAGGTAGTCAATAATAAGATTGTGTGTGAGAGAGACCTTTTcaattaattgttgtttttagaaTTCTAATTCAGTAATAAttctttgttaaaaaaactataatttatatatatatatatatatatatatatatatatttaaatttatgttttaaaaccGCAACCATCATAAAAACTAACTACCGTAATACAAAAGAAATCTGTAGTTTTCTTGTAGTAGATTTGTATTGCTATGTAAttgtatctctctctctctctctctctctctctctctctctcaaggtGCTCTTGTTTCTCTCCACTATCCCTTTTAATGGCACCAGATTCTTTTCTATACTTCCTTTTGTGCTTAGCCATTTTTGCCAAACAAAACTATCACATTATTGGTTCTCTACCGTGATCATATATgttgtcatttgcaaatctCATTTGCAACCCTCCATTTAATTAGCGATAGCTAGCTTTTTATGTGGGGCTTTGCTGTTTGTGTTCTTGTGCTGTTAATTAGGGATTACACTCAAAGGCAAATATAACCGCAATCTCTCCAGTACCAAACGGGATTTTAAGTGTGGTAATAGAATCACTTTCAGCTCAGCCaacatgattttaattaataggCACACAATATTATTATTGCCATTGCTACGCTCCGCCAACATTGTTGGAAATGGAAGGTATGATTTTGCAGTAGTTGTATGTATTAACACGAGGTTTAGACTCTGAACAATACATAGGTTTTTTGGATGATTTCAAGGACATATTTATCATGTCTTGGTAGGGTAGCGTAtgagttttaacaatttaataataatgatggtcGTAGGTCTAGTGCGACGGATCCCTTAATTTGTCATTCCTGGGCTAAGGTCAAGCTAGCTGGACTTGGCACAGAGGCGTCTGGCCTCAAacctaaaaagaagaaagatttgAGAAGCATTGCATCTTGATCTAAGCTTATCAACAGCACCCCAGGCTTCGGGCCACTAGAAGTGATATTTGCACCTTTCTTCAAGCTGCCCAAATTGAATTGTTATCCTTTCTTATTGGTCCTGCCCCGGCGTGTTGACATCAAATGAAAGGGCGAGCTCTATTGCAAACACGTTTTGACTCCTTAGCACTATCCCAGGACCGATCCAGTCCACAATGGCAGAATAGCTGACACAGACAAGGCAAGCAGCCACCACTTGCAATAAGGATTGTATCAATCTGGGGTCGCAAATGGATTTGGCCATACACTTCCATACGAGTTGAGAAGCAACTGCGCGCATGGGCAAGAGATTTTTTCAATGACCATCCACATCAATCTTAATTGTTTCATGAGAACTGTGCAGCTAGAATAGAAAAGGAAGTAAAATTGACGAACAACTTATTTTGGCACTATGATACAAATCATAAAATCTTTTCCCTTTGTTTCTGATCAAAAGATAGGAAAGGAATACTTCTGTGTGTGAAAGAGAGTTTGAGAATTAATGAGGTGGGCAAGTCCCTTTCATTGCTTTTTGGACAACGACGTCCTTGTTGCTTAACCTTATTCTATGCTCACAGTGCCTATCCTATACACTCATGGAATACTAGTAGACTTAGCTTATAAGCCAATCATGGAGGGGAGAAGAACTCCTGCTTTGATTCTTTGATACTTGTACCACAATAAAACGAAAGAGAAGCtatacttttaattaatttgttttttaaactccACCTCAAATTAATACAAGCTCCAATGGCTTGGAATAAAGTGGTGATCATGGGTCTGGCAAGCACGAGTACAATTCCATTATTATCCAAGGTATATGCACTTggtcctttcctttctttcttccaAATTACGTGGGAATTTTAGGTAGAGTTAATTGAGAAGTAGCGTAATTAAATCGAAAAACATTAgctaaaatatgaataaaataaaataaaatcagaatatGAAGTGAAATATATGTTcatcagtatgaactaattATCTCGCATGCCACTTGCTAGCTAGTGGTGTTAGATGAGAAGATCTTCGCCTATGGGACGTAACATCGTTTACCGTTGCAAATCACATGCAGACTGCGAAAGCCGTTGCCAATATAGCCCTTGGCTTAGAGCCTACGTTAATTGAATTCATTTTCATATCATATCGACTGATCCATTTACAATAGAAATCCATAGTTAACTTAAATCCTAAGCCAAGAACAGTTTCAGACATCCATTACATCACCTGATCGTACTCATAAGAGACCATAACATACGAGTCTATCATCAATTATTTAACCTTCATGAGATGGTATCTGCGGTAgcaattaatttacaaaatacctttttttttttttaattcagcgTAAACCGCCCGGCAAAACACGCCGTTGAATGTTTGAAAACTGTTTGTCTCTGATGAAATCTTTGTGGCGAAGACCATATCCTCCGAAAGAAGAGAACATAGTTGAGAACAGAAAGTGGTGTCAGATGGTGAATGATGCGCCACTTGTCCTATCAAGGGTTGCCCACCTGTAAATGCCACTTGTGTGAGGTACATAAATAGTAGTAATTTAAAGATGGAATCTATCCTAAAGTCTGAGTTTTTCAATATCCTAACATGGGGATGCAAGGATTTGCTTGAAGAAGTGGAGTAATGATGTTTATCAATCAGGATCATCTGATCTCATATGATGATCGAAACCCAATCTCTGCAACTGTGGCCACTTAGcattaatgatgataaaaaactaaacaagcAAGGAAGACGCAGCAGAAACAGAGGAGTTGGATTCTGTCCAGAAAAaagccctctctctctctctctctctctctctctctctctgcttctATAGCTATCTCAAGAAACTAAAAGGCCTTTTCCTTTACTTTTGAACGGAGCAGTCACGAGACCCCCCTGAAATATTTGCTTTGAATTCATCTATCTTTCCACTGCCAAACGACCTAATCTCTTGACCCTGCCGTGAAAaactctcttctctctctctttttttccttttttgcaaCAATAACACCCCTgcattttcatgaattttatcttttctttactttcCAATTCTTCATGTCATGAAACTCCATTGCCTttgcttgtttgtttttcaGTAGTTATATTCTCTATTTTCATCATGGAAAGTCGTCATTTGACTGGTTTTTTCATGTACTAAAAAACCTGATGAATGTGTGCATGACTGTTTCTTGTACTGTTTTTGATCAATTCATGAAaacccatttttctttttcaattttctacAGAACCCATGTTTTTGAATCAGTTCATGCACTTTCTAAAATCAATTCACACTTTCAGGAGGAAAGCtccttttgattgtttgttttgacactttttttttgcgtctttcaaaaaaaaaaaacacaccctATCTTTGGTGCTAATATCAAACACAACAAGGGAGGTTCTTCAATGGCGAGTTCATGTTTCCATGCATTTCGACTTCGAAGATCGAAGAGCAAACCATTAAAAATCTCTTCCTCGTCAAAATCCCATTCGAATTCTGAAATGGAGAACTTGGAGAGGAAGAGATTTGACAGTTTGGAGTCATGGTCAATGATTTTGGAATCTGAGAATGTAGAGACTTGGGAGGCATCAAAGGAGGACCAAGAGGAATGGACTGCTGACCTTTCGCAGTTATTTATAGGCAACAAGTTTGCCTCTGGAGCTCATAGTAGGATTTATCGTGGAATTTACAAGCAGCGAGCGGTTGCTGTCAAAATGGTGAGAATTCCAACCCAAAAGGAGGAGACTAGAGCTTTCCTTGAACAGCAGTTCAAATGTGAAGTTGCTCTGCTTTCGCGTCTCTTTCATCCCAATATAGTGCAGGTATGTGTGGTTTTGCATTCCAATTtaattaaaagcaaaagaatttattttttaattattaatggcTTAGTTGATGTGATTAGCATGCTAATGAATAATTAAACGTAATAATTGAATCCTGCAGCATTTCTTTGATCTCTAAACTATGAAATAGCTACTTCTTAAATTGATGGAACTGTTTCTTGCGTCTATCATGCTTGGTTTTGTGCTCCAATGTGAAAACTTTGTTAAGATTGTTTTGCATTCTTATCAATtagatattagttttttttatttatgtattgttTGATAAATGTAATCAGTGGTTCCTGGCACTGGCTagatacttcttttttttttctgtacaAGTGcttgttcttaattttataaaacaattttgtcTAACAtgcttaattttgtaatttgattttgagcagGAAATCTTTTCCAATGTGAAAGCTTTGTTAATTAAGTGTACTTTCTTTCTCATCCTTTGTTGTCTTCAAGCTTTGGAAGATGTCATACTGGGTGACCTGATTTTTGGAAACAGCCTCAAATTTCCGCGGGACTGGCTTGATAACAACCTCATATTTCTTATCCGTGTCTGTTCTTCGTACCTCAACCTGAAGCTTTACTGATTTTGTGATCTCTCATGCTACTGATGCTTTAGAACAAAGTATAGCAGTGATCTTGATTTATTCAGTTGCCATTAGGTGGAGGAAGCATGTTCCATTAATAACTGATCTCATTGTCACTTTGTGATAGCTTATCAAAATTGGAACGTTTTATAGCAAGATGGCTAACTGCCTTCTTTACAGTTCATTGCAGCTTGTAAAAAGCCACCCGTGTACTGTATCATCACAGAGTACATGTCACAAGGAACTCTGAGGATGTATCTCAACAAGAAAGAGCCATACTCACTTTCAACAGAAACAATTCTGAGATTGGCTCTTGATATATCACGAGGAATGGAGTATCTTCATTCACAGGGAGTCATCCACAGAGACctgaaatcaaataatttgcttCTAAATGATGAAATGCGGGTTAAGGTTGCTGATTTTGGTACATCATGTCTAGAAACACAGTGCCAAGAAACCAAAGGGAACAAGGGAACCTACCGCTGGATGGCACCAGAGATGATCAAGGAGAAACATTGTTCTCGGAAAGTTGATGTGTATAGTTTTGGGATTGTGTTGTGGGAACTAACTACAGCTTTGCTTCCCTTTCAAGGAATGACCCCTGTGCAAGCTGCATTTGCTGTAGCAGAGAAGGTATGCAAATTTTTTCTGTTCACATCAACAAGCATTTGCTAATTACAAGCTTTCATTGAAAATGATTTTCCTGCatgcttttcttgtttcttaaaGTTTGATGTTtccataatgaaaaataaatactgAACTTGAAGCAGTGGGAGCGTCCCATGTTAATCGTCTGTTTATAAGGTCAAAGAGATCTATAATCTCAGagaaaaatcatctaaaatggTAAGATTGTCTCCTCTTGCATGAAAAAAATTGGCAGGAGAAGGAAAGAGATTTTATCTGTTCTTGTAGTTTAGCTATGCTTTTGATCATCttctaatttcaaaatatatatcttatttAGGAACACATCCTTTTTGCACTCATTTTTGCTATTAAGATGATATCTGAATTTATTTGTGAAATCACTCATTGGTGAACATTGGATAACCAATACCAGTAATAATGAATAGAGGGCTCCATTTGATTTCGTATTTGTCTTTGAAGAATAACATTGGACGGTGTTGTTTTCTAGTCCTAACAAGTGAAAGTTCTGAGAGCTTAGAAGTGGTGAGAAATAACAGTTCCAGATGTAGCTATAAACAAATCACTGCAAAATGCTGGCCTTGATATGGCTATCTCTTTGATAACTACTGCGGCAGCACTTGCTTAGATTAGTGCAATTTGAAATACAAGTTTCGAAGAGTGTGTGTCACACAATGTTGATTTTCCGCTCTAGTGATCTCTATCCTTGAGGCTTGTAAACAGAatcatcttctttctttatctGAAACATTTTCTCCTCGGGAAGAATAGATTAATTCTGTTCTCCCCGTGATACTGTAAAAAGATTTGGGCTTCTGACTACTTGTTGGCACTACTGTTTtcaaaattgaatgtttttcatCTGTCATGCGCTGTGACCTTGACAGTTAATGCTCTGTTAAATTTGTTTCAATGAAGAATCTAAATTGCAGACAAATACCATTGGTGTTAGGGGTAAGACTATGAGGTTACTGGTTAGAACTTGTACCGCTCTGTAGTACTCTGAAAGAACATTTGATCTGTGCATTCAAGAATAGGATTTGTCGGCATCAATTGAACCATGTTGAAGgctgataaaaaccgaacctcATGGTTCGTCATGTTAGGGGCTATAACCATAAGAACATGACCTGATGGTCATTTGAAATATGAAGGACCTCTGCTAGGTGTAACATCCCAGAACAGCTTTTTCCCTGAAATGTAATTAATCAGAACTTGGGATAACAGGACAGCTTCACACCAGCTTtatttaaactagtttttttctttggcaGAACGAGCGGCCTCCACTGCCTGCTAGTTGCCAGCCTGCACTTGCACACTTGATAAAGCGCTGCTGGGCAGCCAACCCATCCAAGCGACCAGATTTCAGTTACATTGTTTCTGCTTTGGAGAAGTACGATGAGTGTGTCAAAGAGGGCCTTCCTCTTACTTCACACTCGGGACTTGTCAACCGGAATGTCATTCTGGAACGCTTGAAAGGCTGTGTATCCATGAGCTCATCTGTAACTGTACATGCTTGACTCCAATTCAAGGTATTGCCATCTCTCTAGTCCTTTATAGCCATTCACTTGCACACGATGTTCTTCCAGTCATCTGAGGTTATGGTCTGGTGGAGGCATATCAATCAATAAGGTTTTTTCAATGGGTCCCAGTTTCCAACTTTGGATTGACCAAAGAAGGTTGTCTCACTTCCTAAGAACTATAATGAACGCCAAATTCTATAGGGTATAGAGTACTGGATATGGATGCTGCTGTGATGCTATAAGTTCGATAACGTGGTGTATCTATTTTGTACGTATGCTATGGACCATCCTTggaagcttaaaaaaataaactttatgttTAGATCCTTCAATCATAGGCCTGGCATTAATGTATAAATAACAATgttgttttcaatatttattaagcTCATAcatcattgttttcttttacatCGAGGGGTCGATCTTGTGAATAAATAATTCTGCAGTTTGTATCCCGGATTTGAAGGCTTGCTTCCCTTCTAGCAGGTGAAATGTTAGGCAGGCTGGAACTATGATAGCTAGCAATCCAGTTATAGGAAACTCCACCTAATACCACCATTTTTCAACCGTAATAATTGATCATCATTTTCTATACAAATAGTAAAGTTAGGTTTAGCCCTAAATCATGATAGAAAATCGATTATGTCCAAGTAGcatccattaaaaataaaaatagttgatACCTACAGCATTTttgttgcttcttcttctttctttcttttttgttttttctccatGATTTTCTCATCAGTAGTCCTAGGGTAACATCATCCAAGCAGTTGTTAGTTGTTTCCCATGCGTTCTAAATAATTTCATATCCTCTAGTTTAGATTCTTTCTTTACATTACATAGTGCCGTTGCTTTTGATGACCATGTTCTGTCTCCATATTGGTCTTCTTCAtaactgtttatttttttgcttcactAAAGTAGTTGGGAGTTGATTTATGACCGAgaagagaaataaattaaaatccacacaaaaaaaaggtgGTCTATGCAGTAATGGGTTATGGTGTAAATATGCTTTTGAGTCGATTAAAGAGCCTTTTAGGCAGCTTGGTCACATGCCATTGAGAAAAGCAGGACGATATGACACTTGCAGTAGGAGCATGGGCATCATGAGTTACCCTTTTCAGAGAAGATTACAATATTTAGTTCTTCAA of the Populus nigra chromosome 7, ddPopNigr1.1, whole genome shotgun sequence genome contains:
- the LOC133698702 gene encoding serine/threonine/tyrosine-protein kinase HT1-like isoform X1, which codes for MASSCFHAFRLRRSKSKPLKISSSSKSHSNSEMENLERKRFDSLESWSMILESENVETWEASKEDQEEWTADLSQLFIGNKFASGAHSRIYRGIYKQRAVAVKMVRIPTQKEETRAFLEQQFKCEVALLSRLFHPNIVQEIFSNVKALLIKCTFFLILCCLQALEDVILGDLIFGNSLKFPRDWLDNNLIFLIRFIAACKKPPVYCIITEYMSQGTLRMYLNKKEPYSLSTETILRLALDISRGMEYLHSQGVIHRDLKSNNLLLNDEMRVKVADFGTSCLETQCQETKGNKGTYRWMAPEMIKEKHCSRKVDVYSFGIVLWELTTALLPFQGMTPVQAAFAVAEKNERPPLPASCQPALAHLIKRCWAANPSKRPDFSYIVSALEKYDECVKEGLPLTSHSGLVNRNVILERLKGCVSMSSSVTVHA
- the LOC133698702 gene encoding serine/threonine/tyrosine-protein kinase HT1-like isoform X2 encodes the protein MASSCFHAFRLRRSKSKPLKISSSSKSHSNSEMENLERKRFDSLESWSMILESENVETWEASKEDQEEWTADLSQLFIGNKFASGAHSRIYRGIYKQRAVAVKMVRIPTQKEETRAFLEQQFKCEVALLSRLFHPNIVQFIAACKKPPVYCIITEYMSQGTLRMYLNKKEPYSLSTETILRLALDISRGMEYLHSQGVIHRDLKSNNLLLNDEMRVKVADFGTSCLETQCQETKGNKGTYRWMAPEMIKEKHCSRKVDVYSFGIVLWELTTALLPFQGMTPVQAAFAVAEKNERPPLPASCQPALAHLIKRCWAANPSKRPDFSYIVSALEKYDECVKEGLPLTSHSGLVNRNVILERLKGCVSMSSSVTVHA